In the Cydia splendana chromosome 2, ilCydSple1.2, whole genome shotgun sequence genome, one interval contains:
- the LOC134806135 gene encoding uncharacterized protein LOC134806135 isoform X1: protein MDYRAWISAIIFLVTMRTVNVQFAMPMPMFQPAPPPPPMVMMAPPPPPVPVPVPYPVPVPVIVTRRTTTTTTTTEAPNDGDDGKCAIAFPLPFGFPMPFVLPQAPPPSFCADKPRQKQCPPCPPCVCAPSCTPAFYSFCSPCHQRCRCKSNGDTPRPEPPIPPPPIPMVPAPMPMYPMLPPAPGPVFIFPLPPALPFRRPPRRVPTDSDSESETSDSSHSSDSSSDTNTDYDEDWHRRKNRKIKKSKRHSSNYRKNARSFETSDDTGTVIHKTKLVKPMLSYISKQGEVKFQKKISEKDAAHLMGTETDRSKSVEYPKNGRRSAVGGKDSRTVIFSPPPNKKITNLTVSFDVVQ, encoded by the exons ATGGACTAT AGAGCATGGATATCGGCAATCATATTCTTAGTTACTATGAGGACAGTAAACGTACAATTTGCGATGCCCATGCCAATGTTTCAACCAGCTCCACCTCCACCGCCCATGGTCATGATGGCGCCACCGCCGCCACCCGTACCAGTCCCAGTACCCTACCCGGTCCCAGTCCCTGTTATAGTGACGAGGAGAaccactactactactacgacAACTGAAGCACCGAATGATGGCGATGATGGGAAGTGTGCAATTGCATTCCCTTTGCCTTTTGGATTCCCCATGCCTTTCGTGTTACCACAAGCCCCTCCTCCAAGCTTCTGCGCTGACAAACCGAGGCAGAAGCAATGTCCTCCCTGTCCACCGTGCGTTTGTGCTCCAAGCTGCACGCCTGCGTTTTACTCGTTTTGCTCTCCGTGTCATCAGAGGTGCAGATGTAAAAGTAATGGCGATACTCCGAGGCCTGAGCCCCCTATACCACCACCACCCATTCCTATGGTACCAGCACCTATGCCTATGTATCCTATGCTACCTCCCGCTCCAGGTCCTGTTTTCATCTTCCCCTTGCCACCCGCTCTTCCTTTCAGACGTCCACCGCGAAGAGTACCCACTGATTCGGATAGCGAGAGCGAAACTAGTGATTCTTCACATTCTTCAGACAGTTCCTCCGACACAAATACTGATTATGACGAAGATTGGCATCGCAGGAAAAACCGaaaaatcaaaaaaagcaaaagacATTCAAGTAACTACCGAAAGAATGCTAGAAGTTTTGAAACGAGTGATGATACAGGGACAGTCATACATAAAACGAAGCTTGTAAAACCGATGTTATCCTACATAAGCAAGCAAGGTGAAGTGAAATTTCAGAAAAAGATTAGCGAGAAGGATGCTGCGCATTTGATGGGGACAGAAACAGATAGATCAAAAAGCGTTGAATATCCTAAAAATGGTCGAAGATCTGCGGTCGGTGGGAAAGACAGTAGAACTGTCATATTCAGTCCGCCGCCAAACAAGAAAATTACTAACCTTACAGTATCTTTTGATGTTGTTCAataa
- the LOC134806134 gene encoding scavenger receptor class B member 1-like has product MALNTTREAKLMARRRLMIAFFVGVLCIIISAILMAINPVHIIAKFQTRIAPNSLPYHLLQSEVEGVHVKAYLFNVTNPVEFLSGRDRNMKMQEIGPFSYKELRSNDDLELDLEEGVVRYTPNVNVEFVPEESVGRPEDINVTIPNIAMLSMTAMMSSYPFWTRFGYNAFQKQVDSRAIITVPAHEYLWGYDEALITMGNTFMPGWIHFSKMGIMDRLYDKTVPNRLVVGARDVDKFEIKSLNGVSGLPPWGYEDNTTRTNCNTFTNAYEGVAYPDDMTPEKEIRIFRNVLCRFLELDYQEQITMDFGADALVYKISNRTYSPGKDNECLCGKGICMDGLSDLSPCFYGLPLAMSNAHFLNAPPEMYERIEGLQPDEAKHGGRFLIEPQIGAVIETEFTVQVNIVMGDVSFNDEAKAMSGMVVPVGYFKIILPALPEHTKDQLNLMYKTGPAIFLAVEISLYILGTLLITYSFVQVCRTWLCADERAIEYQTPSDEKKATILCVPLMDFDSKSNSFLL; this is encoded by the exons CAAACACGCATAGCCCCAAACTCCCTCCCATACCACCTACTCCAGTCCGAAGTGGAGGGGGTCCACGTGAAGGCGTACCTCTTCAACGTCACCAACCCCGTGGAGTTCCTGAGCGGGAGGGACCGTAACATGAAGATGCAAGAGATCGGCCCTTTTAGCTACAA AGAACTTCGCTCCAACGATGATTTAGAGCTGGACCTAGAAGAAGGTGTGGTGCGATACACGCCCAACGTGAATGTAGAATTCGTTCCTGAGGAGTCTGTCGGGCGACCAGAGGACATCAATGTCACCATACCTAACATTGCTATGCTG AGCATGACGGCCATGATGTCCTCATACCCATTCTGGACGCGGTTCGGCTACAACGCCTTCCAGAAGCAGGTCGATTCACGAGCAATCATAACTG TCCCGGCACACGAGTACTTGTGGGGGTACGACGAAGCCCTCATCACCATGGGAAACACGTTCATGCCCGGATGGATACACTTCTCCAAGATGGGGATCATGGACAGG CTATACGACAAGACTGTCCCAAACCGGCTGGTAGTCGGTGCAAGAGATGTTGATAAGTTTGAGATTAAGTCCTTGAACGGAGTCAGTGGACTACCGCCCTGGGGGTACGAGGATAATACGACCAG AACAAACTGCAACACCTTCACAAATGCGTACGAGGGCGTGGCTTACCCGGATGACATGACCCCTGAAAAGGAAATCCGGATCTTTCGGAACGTTCTATGCCGGTTCCTGGAGCTGGACTACCag GAGCAAATCACGATGGACTTCGGCGCTGATGCGTTGGTGTACAAAATCAGTAACCGGACGTATTCACCAGGGAAGGACAACGAGTGCCTCTGTGGCAAGGGGATCTGCATGGACGGCCTGTCGGATCTCTCGCCGTGTTTTTATG GTCTGCCTCTCGCCATGTCCAACGCGCACTTCCTGAACGCGCCTCCTGAAATGTACGAGCGGATCGAGGGCCTTCAACCGGACGAGGCCAAGCATGGAGGACGGTTTCTCATTGAACCG CAAATCGGAGCCGTAATAGAAACGGAGTTCACAGTGCAGGTCAACATCGTGATGGGAGACGTCAGCTTCAACGATGAGGCCAAAGCCATGTCCGGCATGGTTGTGCCGGTTGGATACTTTAAAATT ATACTCCCAGCTCTGCCTGAACACACCAAAGACCAGCTCAATCTGATGTATAAGACTGGACCCGCCATCTTCTTAGCGGTCGAGATATCACTGTACATCCTCGGCACCCTTCTCATAACCTATTCCTTCGTCCAAGTCTGCAGAACGTGGCTCTGCGCTGATGAAAGGGCTATTGAGTACCAGACCCCGAGCGATGAGAAGAAGGCAACGATATTGTGTGTTCCGTTGATGGACTTTGATTCTAAAAGCAATAGTTTCTTGTTATAG
- the LOC134806135 gene encoding uncharacterized protein LOC134806135 isoform X2: MRAWISAIIFLVTMRTVNVQFAMPMPMFQPAPPPPPMVMMAPPPPPVPVPVPYPVPVPVIVTRRTTTTTTTTEAPNDGDDGKCAIAFPLPFGFPMPFVLPQAPPPSFCADKPRQKQCPPCPPCVCAPSCTPAFYSFCSPCHQRCRCKSNGDTPRPEPPIPPPPIPMVPAPMPMYPMLPPAPGPVFIFPLPPALPFRRPPRRVPTDSDSESETSDSSHSSDSSSDTNTDYDEDWHRRKNRKIKKSKRHSSNYRKNARSFETSDDTGTVIHKTKLVKPMLSYISKQGEVKFQKKISEKDAAHLMGTETDRSKSVEYPKNGRRSAVGGKDSRTVIFSPPPNKKITNLTVSFDVVQ; the protein is encoded by the exons ATG AGAGCATGGATATCGGCAATCATATTCTTAGTTACTATGAGGACAGTAAACGTACAATTTGCGATGCCCATGCCAATGTTTCAACCAGCTCCACCTCCACCGCCCATGGTCATGATGGCGCCACCGCCGCCACCCGTACCAGTCCCAGTACCCTACCCGGTCCCAGTCCCTGTTATAGTGACGAGGAGAaccactactactactacgacAACTGAAGCACCGAATGATGGCGATGATGGGAAGTGTGCAATTGCATTCCCTTTGCCTTTTGGATTCCCCATGCCTTTCGTGTTACCACAAGCCCCTCCTCCAAGCTTCTGCGCTGACAAACCGAGGCAGAAGCAATGTCCTCCCTGTCCACCGTGCGTTTGTGCTCCAAGCTGCACGCCTGCGTTTTACTCGTTTTGCTCTCCGTGTCATCAGAGGTGCAGATGTAAAAGTAATGGCGATACTCCGAGGCCTGAGCCCCCTATACCACCACCACCCATTCCTATGGTACCAGCACCTATGCCTATGTATCCTATGCTACCTCCCGCTCCAGGTCCTGTTTTCATCTTCCCCTTGCCACCCGCTCTTCCTTTCAGACGTCCACCGCGAAGAGTACCCACTGATTCGGATAGCGAGAGCGAAACTAGTGATTCTTCACATTCTTCAGACAGTTCCTCCGACACAAATACTGATTATGACGAAGATTGGCATCGCAGGAAAAACCGaaaaatcaaaaaaagcaaaagacATTCAAGTAACTACCGAAAGAATGCTAGAAGTTTTGAAACGAGTGATGATACAGGGACAGTCATACATAAAACGAAGCTTGTAAAACCGATGTTATCCTACATAAGCAAGCAAGGTGAAGTGAAATTTCAGAAAAAGATTAGCGAGAAGGATGCTGCGCATTTGATGGGGACAGAAACAGATAGATCAAAAAGCGTTGAATATCCTAAAAATGGTCGAAGATCTGCGGTCGGTGGGAAAGACAGTAGAACTGTCATATTCAGTCCGCCGCCAAACAAGAAAATTACTAACCTTACAGTATCTTTTGATGTTGTTCAataa